From Suricata suricatta isolate VVHF042 chromosome 1, meerkat_22Aug2017_6uvM2_HiC, whole genome shotgun sequence, a single genomic window includes:
- the MAEA gene encoding E3 ubiquitin-protein transferase MAEA isoform X3, with product MAVQESAAQLSMTLKVQEYPTLKVPYETLNKRFRAAQKNIDRETSHVTMVVAELEKTLSSCPAVDSVVSLLDGVVEKLSVLKRKAVESIQAEDESAKLCKRRIEHLKEHSSDQPAAASMWKRKRMDRMMVEHLLRCGYYNTAVKLARQSGIEDLVNIEMFLTAKEVEESLERRETATCLAWCHDNKSRLRKMKGRQSEHDAKTGRKSRVASGSPKESEDLGMETIKGKPELSCLEFSLRIQEFIELIRQNKRLDAVRHARKHFSQAEGSQLDEVRQVMGMLAFPPDTHISPYKRQQGPGRLPSPHLFGGGILPRS from the exons GTACCCTACGAGACGCTGAATAAGCGCTTTCGGGCTGCTCAGAAAAACATCGACCGAGAGACGAGCCACGTCACCATGGTGGTGGCCGAGCTGGAGAAGACCTTGAGCAGCTGCCCCGCCGTGGACTCCGTGGTCAGCCTTCTGGACGGCGTGGTGGAGAAGCTTAGCGTCCTCAAGAGGAAG GCGGTGGAGTCCATCCAGGCGGAGGACGAGAGCGCCAAGCTGTGCAAGCGCAGGATCGAGCACCTCAAGGAGCACAGCAGCGACCAGCCCGCGGCAGCCAGCATGTGGAAGCGGAAGCGCATGGACCGCATGATGGTGGAGCACCTGCTGCGCTGCGGCTACTACAACACGGCCGTGAAGCTGGCCCGCCAGAGCGGCATCGAG GACTTAGTGAACATCGAGATGTTCCTGACAGCCAAAGAAGTGGAGGAGTCCCTGGAGAGGCGCGAGACCGCCACCTGCCTGGCCTGGTGTCACGACAACAAGTCCCGGCTACGCAAGATGAAG GGCCGCCAAAGCGAGCACGACGCGAAGACGGGACGGAAAAGTAGAGTGGCCAGTGGCTCCCCTAAAGAGAGTGAGGATCTTGGTATGGAAACCATAAAAGGAAAGCCAGAATTG AGCTGCCTGGAATTCAGCCTAAGGATTCAGGAGTTCATTGAACTCATCCGGCAGAACAAGAGACTGGATGCGGTGAG ACACGCGAGAAAGCATTTCAGTCAGGCCGAGGGGAGCCAGCTGGACGAGGTGCGCCAGGTCATGGGCATGCTCGCCTTCCCGCCAGACACGCACATCTCGCCCTACAAG CGCCAACAGGGTCCGGGGAGGCTCCCTTCCCCCCATCTCTTCGGAGGAGGAATCCTGCCCCGTTCCTGA
- the MAEA gene encoding E3 ubiquitin-protein transferase MAEA isoform X6, which produces MAVQESAAQLSMTLKVQEYPTLKVPYETLNKRFRAAQKNIDRETSHVTMVVAELEKTLSSCPAVDSVVSLLDGVVEKLSVLKRKAVESIQAEDESAKLCKRRIEHLKEHSSDQPAAASMWKRKRMDRMMVEHLLRCGYYNTAVKLARQSGIEDLVNIEMFLTAKEVEESLERRETATCLAWCHDNKSRLRKMKVKSLKSTPTSALRFGHTFRAQGCGGVNADALCVLRLSGSADPPGPRAPPGGAVHQKTACFRSSKPSAFNLSLVELVWV; this is translated from the exons GTACCCTACGAGACGCTGAATAAGCGCTTTCGGGCTGCTCAGAAAAACATCGACCGAGAGACGAGCCACGTCACCATGGTGGTGGCCGAGCTGGAGAAGACCTTGAGCAGCTGCCCCGCCGTGGACTCCGTGGTCAGCCTTCTGGACGGCGTGGTGGAGAAGCTTAGCGTCCTCAAGAGGAAG GCGGTGGAGTCCATCCAGGCGGAGGACGAGAGCGCCAAGCTGTGCAAGCGCAGGATCGAGCACCTCAAGGAGCACAGCAGCGACCAGCCCGCGGCAGCCAGCATGTGGAAGCGGAAGCGCATGGACCGCATGATGGTGGAGCACCTGCTGCGCTGCGGCTACTACAACACGGCCGTGAAGCTGGCCCGCCAGAGCGGCATCGAG GACTTAGTGAACATCGAGATGTTCCTGACAGCCAAAGAAGTGGAGGAGTCCCTGGAGAGGCGCGAGACCGCCACCTGCCTGGCCTGGTGTCACGACAACAAGTCCCGGCTACGCAAGATGAAG GTAAAATCCCTGAAAAGTACGCCCACTTCTGCATTACGGTTTGGACACACGTTCCGAGCCCAAGGTTGTGGAGGGGTGAATGCCGACGCGCTGTGTGTGCTCCGCTTATCAGGCAGCGCCGATCCGCCTGGGCCCCGAGCCCCGCCAGGAGGCGCTGTCCACCA GAAAACTGCTTGTTTCCGGTCTTCTAAACCGAGCGCCTTTAACCTCTCCCTGGTTGAGCTTGTGTGGGTGTAG
- the MAEA gene encoding E3 ubiquitin-protein transferase MAEA isoform X4 translates to MAVQESAAQLSMTLKVQEYPTLKVPYETLNKRFRAAQKNIDRETSHVTMVVAELEKTLSSCPAVDSVVSLLDGVVEKLSVLKRKAVESIQAEDESAKLCKRRIEHLKEHSSDQPAAASMWKRKRMDRMMVEHLLRCGYYNTAVKLARQSGIEDLVNIEMFLTAKEVEESLERRETATCLAWCHDNKSRLRKMKSCLEFSLRIQEFIELIRQNKRLDAVRHARKHFSQAEGSQLDEVRQVMGMLAFPPDTHISPYKLSSSRSHLGKPGNSNNFPPFLWLLPWGPLAISLVMPTRASL, encoded by the exons GTACCCTACGAGACGCTGAATAAGCGCTTTCGGGCTGCTCAGAAAAACATCGACCGAGAGACGAGCCACGTCACCATGGTGGTGGCCGAGCTGGAGAAGACCTTGAGCAGCTGCCCCGCCGTGGACTCCGTGGTCAGCCTTCTGGACGGCGTGGTGGAGAAGCTTAGCGTCCTCAAGAGGAAG GCGGTGGAGTCCATCCAGGCGGAGGACGAGAGCGCCAAGCTGTGCAAGCGCAGGATCGAGCACCTCAAGGAGCACAGCAGCGACCAGCCCGCGGCAGCCAGCATGTGGAAGCGGAAGCGCATGGACCGCATGATGGTGGAGCACCTGCTGCGCTGCGGCTACTACAACACGGCCGTGAAGCTGGCCCGCCAGAGCGGCATCGAG GACTTAGTGAACATCGAGATGTTCCTGACAGCCAAAGAAGTGGAGGAGTCCCTGGAGAGGCGCGAGACCGCCACCTGCCTGGCCTGGTGTCACGACAACAAGTCCCGGCTACGCAAGATGAAG AGCTGCCTGGAATTCAGCCTAAGGATTCAGGAGTTCATTGAACTCATCCGGCAGAACAAGAGACTGGATGCGGTGAG ACACGCGAGAAAGCATTTCAGTCAGGCCGAGGGGAGCCAGCTGGACGAGGTGCGCCAGGTCATGGGCATGCTCGCCTTCCCGCCAGACACGCACATCTCGCCCTACAAG CTGAGCAGCTCACGGTCCCATCTTGGAAAACCTGGGAATTCCAACAACTTTCCCCCATTCCTGTGGCTGCTACCTTGGGGTCCCTTGGCCATCAGTCTGGTCATGCCCACACGAGCATCCTTATAA
- the MAEA gene encoding E3 ubiquitin-protein transferase MAEA isoform X5 codes for MAVQESAAQLSMTLKVQEYPTLKVPYETLNKRFRAAQKNIDRETSHVTMVVAELEKTLSSCPAVDSVVSLLDGVVEKLSVLKRKAVESIQAEDESAKLCKRRIEHLKEHSSDQPAAASMWKRKRMDRMMVEHLLRCGYYNTAVKLARQSGIEDLVNIEMFLTAKEVEESLERRETATCLAWCHDNKSRLRKMKVKSLKSTPTSALRFGHTFRAQGCGGVNADALCVLRLSGSADPPGPRAPPGGAVHQAAKASTTRRRDGKVEWPVAPLKRVRILVWKP; via the exons GTACCCTACGAGACGCTGAATAAGCGCTTTCGGGCTGCTCAGAAAAACATCGACCGAGAGACGAGCCACGTCACCATGGTGGTGGCCGAGCTGGAGAAGACCTTGAGCAGCTGCCCCGCCGTGGACTCCGTGGTCAGCCTTCTGGACGGCGTGGTGGAGAAGCTTAGCGTCCTCAAGAGGAAG GCGGTGGAGTCCATCCAGGCGGAGGACGAGAGCGCCAAGCTGTGCAAGCGCAGGATCGAGCACCTCAAGGAGCACAGCAGCGACCAGCCCGCGGCAGCCAGCATGTGGAAGCGGAAGCGCATGGACCGCATGATGGTGGAGCACCTGCTGCGCTGCGGCTACTACAACACGGCCGTGAAGCTGGCCCGCCAGAGCGGCATCGAG GACTTAGTGAACATCGAGATGTTCCTGACAGCCAAAGAAGTGGAGGAGTCCCTGGAGAGGCGCGAGACCGCCACCTGCCTGGCCTGGTGTCACGACAACAAGTCCCGGCTACGCAAGATGAAG GTAAAATCCCTGAAAAGTACGCCCACTTCTGCATTACGGTTTGGACACACGTTCCGAGCCCAAGGTTGTGGAGGGGTGAATGCCGACGCGCTGTGTGTGCTCCGCTTATCAGGCAGCGCCGATCCGCCTGGGCCCCGAGCCCCGCCAGGAGGCGCTGTCCACCA GGCCGCCAAAGCGAGCACGACGCGAAGACGGGACGGAAAAGTAGAGTGGCCAGTGGCTCCCCTAAAGAGAGTGAGGATCTTGGTATGGAAACCATAA
- the MAEA gene encoding E3 ubiquitin-protein transferase MAEA isoform X1 → MAVQESAAQLSMTLKVQEYPTLKVPYETLNKRFRAAQKNIDRETSHVTMVVAELEKTLSSCPAVDSVVSLLDGVVEKLSVLKRKAVESIQAEDESAKLCKRRIEHLKEHSSDQPAAASMWKRKRMDRMMVEHLLRCGYYNTAVKLARQSGIEDLVNIEMFLTAKEVEESLERRETATCLAWCHDNKSRLRKMKGRQSEHDAKTGRKSRVASGSPKESEDLGMETIKGKPELSCLEFSLRIQEFIELIRQNKRLDAVRHARKHFSQAEGSQLDEVRQVMGMLAFPPDTHISPYKLSSSRSHLGKPGNSNNFPPFLWLLPWGPLAISLVMPTRASL, encoded by the exons GTACCCTACGAGACGCTGAATAAGCGCTTTCGGGCTGCTCAGAAAAACATCGACCGAGAGACGAGCCACGTCACCATGGTGGTGGCCGAGCTGGAGAAGACCTTGAGCAGCTGCCCCGCCGTGGACTCCGTGGTCAGCCTTCTGGACGGCGTGGTGGAGAAGCTTAGCGTCCTCAAGAGGAAG GCGGTGGAGTCCATCCAGGCGGAGGACGAGAGCGCCAAGCTGTGCAAGCGCAGGATCGAGCACCTCAAGGAGCACAGCAGCGACCAGCCCGCGGCAGCCAGCATGTGGAAGCGGAAGCGCATGGACCGCATGATGGTGGAGCACCTGCTGCGCTGCGGCTACTACAACACGGCCGTGAAGCTGGCCCGCCAGAGCGGCATCGAG GACTTAGTGAACATCGAGATGTTCCTGACAGCCAAAGAAGTGGAGGAGTCCCTGGAGAGGCGCGAGACCGCCACCTGCCTGGCCTGGTGTCACGACAACAAGTCCCGGCTACGCAAGATGAAG GGCCGCCAAAGCGAGCACGACGCGAAGACGGGACGGAAAAGTAGAGTGGCCAGTGGCTCCCCTAAAGAGAGTGAGGATCTTGGTATGGAAACCATAAAAGGAAAGCCAGAATTG AGCTGCCTGGAATTCAGCCTAAGGATTCAGGAGTTCATTGAACTCATCCGGCAGAACAAGAGACTGGATGCGGTGAG ACACGCGAGAAAGCATTTCAGTCAGGCCGAGGGGAGCCAGCTGGACGAGGTGCGCCAGGTCATGGGCATGCTCGCCTTCCCGCCAGACACGCACATCTCGCCCTACAAG CTGAGCAGCTCACGGTCCCATCTTGGAAAACCTGGGAATTCCAACAACTTTCCCCCATTCCTGTGGCTGCTACCTTGGGGTCCCTTGGCCATCAGTCTGGTCATGCCCACACGAGCATCCTTATAA
- the MAEA gene encoding E3 ubiquitin-protein transferase MAEA isoform X2: MAVQESAAQLSMTLKVQEYPTLKVPYETLNKRFRAAQKNIDRETSHVTMVVAELEKTLSSCPAVDSVVSLLDGVVEKLSVLKRKAVESIQAEDESAKLCKRRIEHLKEHSSDQPAAASMWKRKRMDRMMVEHLLRCGYYNTAVKLARQSGIEDLVNIEMFLTAKEVEESLERRETATCLAWCHDNKSRLRKMKGRQSEHDAKTGRKSRVASGSPKESEDLGMETIKGKPELSCLEFSLRIQEFIELIRQNKRLDAVRHARKHFSQAEGSQLDEVRQVMGMLAFPPDTHISPYKVNRACGPPELGRTSSVVTPTIGT, encoded by the exons GTACCCTACGAGACGCTGAATAAGCGCTTTCGGGCTGCTCAGAAAAACATCGACCGAGAGACGAGCCACGTCACCATGGTGGTGGCCGAGCTGGAGAAGACCTTGAGCAGCTGCCCCGCCGTGGACTCCGTGGTCAGCCTTCTGGACGGCGTGGTGGAGAAGCTTAGCGTCCTCAAGAGGAAG GCGGTGGAGTCCATCCAGGCGGAGGACGAGAGCGCCAAGCTGTGCAAGCGCAGGATCGAGCACCTCAAGGAGCACAGCAGCGACCAGCCCGCGGCAGCCAGCATGTGGAAGCGGAAGCGCATGGACCGCATGATGGTGGAGCACCTGCTGCGCTGCGGCTACTACAACACGGCCGTGAAGCTGGCCCGCCAGAGCGGCATCGAG GACTTAGTGAACATCGAGATGTTCCTGACAGCCAAAGAAGTGGAGGAGTCCCTGGAGAGGCGCGAGACCGCCACCTGCCTGGCCTGGTGTCACGACAACAAGTCCCGGCTACGCAAGATGAAG GGCCGCCAAAGCGAGCACGACGCGAAGACGGGACGGAAAAGTAGAGTGGCCAGTGGCTCCCCTAAAGAGAGTGAGGATCTTGGTATGGAAACCATAAAAGGAAAGCCAGAATTG AGCTGCCTGGAATTCAGCCTAAGGATTCAGGAGTTCATTGAACTCATCCGGCAGAACAAGAGACTGGATGCGGTGAG ACACGCGAGAAAGCATTTCAGTCAGGCCGAGGGGAGCCAGCTGGACGAGGTGCGCCAGGTCATGGGCATGCTCGCCTTCCCGCCAGACACGCACATCTCGCCCTACAAGGTAAATCGTGCCTGTGGGCCCCCAGAGCTTGGGAGGACCTCGTCTGTGGTCACGCCCACGATCGGAACCTGA